A segment of the Chloroflexota bacterium genome:
GGGTTCGAGTGATCAACTCAAGCCGAATCGGCTCGGGGGGCAGAGAGTTCACCAGGTCAATAAACAGGCGTGCCGGGACGGTCACTGCACCATCCTCCTCGACCTGGGCCCCTATCCAGCAATTGATGCCGACCTCCAGGTTGGTAGCAGAGAGTTTAAGCCGCGACTCATCTGTCGCCAGGAGGACGTTTGATAAAACCGGTAGGGTGCTTCGCGTGGCCACGGCGCGGCCGACGATAGCAAGTCCTCTGGCCAAATTCTCTTGCAGACAGGAAAGTTTCATCGACTGACCTCCTCAGGCATGTTAGCACCAATAGTATACAACAAATTTTATTTTGCTCCCAAAGAGGACGGTTAGTCCAATGGGGTTTTGAAATCAAAAAGGCTGTCTTGTGCAGCCCAGCGGCGGTTACATCCACCACACTCCAGGTAGTTCTCTTTGAGGTGTAGATGTATACTTCGGCACAATGGGCAACGAAAGATAGGGTCGCAGGCCAGACCGGAGCCAGACTTTTGGGCCTTTGCTTGCAGAAAGATACTGGGGGAGAGTTGTAACCCGGCAGTCGGGCCCTGCAGCAAACCATCCAATGCGGCCAACACACGCGCCGGAACGAAACGTTTGAGCGCCCCGACACGAAAGGTGGACACAGCGAGACGACGTTGAATCGAAAACCCTGCCTTGTCCATTTCTGCCTCCACGTAGGCCGGATGAAAGTCGAAGTGCAGGGGAGCAAATTCGAGGGGCTCGCGGGAGAAAGGACTGGGACCGTGCCGCAGAAGATAGCGAAGTATTGCTTTGAGATGGCGTTTGTTAGCGTACTCGAGCACAAATGTGCCCCCAGGCCCGACGACCGTCTCGATGCTGCGTAAGGCGGCTGGCACATCAGACTGATGGTGGAGAACCCGCACCATCACAACGGTATCAAAGGCGTTTTCCGCGAAAGGCATTTCATACAAACTGGCAATCACATATGTGAAGCGGCCTGTGCCTAAACGCGAGCGTGCCTCTTCGAGCAACGAGCGAGAGTAGTCTAGGAGGTATACTCGATCGTAATGTTTGTATAGATCCGTTAGGCGGCCGAACCCCGCGCCGATATCCAAAATGCGTTTACTCGAGGGTGGGAGTAGTTTGCGCAGAGCCACGCGCTCGACCAGGTCTTCATATTCGCGCCTACCATGCTCCCAGAACGAAGTGCGGTAGTCACTGCCCTCATAATCTAAGAAACGGGGTGGGATTTGATCGCCAGATACACTGTCCAAAAAGCGCCTCCCTCACACTGTTTTGCCTTGGCCACGTGAGCGTTTCACGTGAAACATTTCCGGCAGCTCCCATTTGACGGGCTATGGAGCATAAGGTAGAATCACCTCCATCCATCTCCGATGGATAGGAGAAGGCCCATGACCCGTATTATCTTAGTCCGTCACGGCCAAACTGAGTGGAACCGCGAAGAGCGTTTCCGCGGCCAAGAAGACATACCTCTTAACGAAACAGGACGTCAACAGGCTCGCCGCGTGGCCTACCGATTGAAGAACGATCCCATAACTGCCATATATGCCAGCCCGCTGCGCCGTTCTATCCAGACGGCAGAGATTATCGCTGCCAGTCGGGATCTCGATGTGCAAATAGACGATGCTTTTCTAGATATCCATTACGGGACCTGGGCAGGTCTCTCACCAGCAGAAGTAGCCGCGCGTGATGCAGAGATGTATCGTTTGTGGCTCACAGCACCCCATTTGGCCCATCCACCAAAGGGGGAATGCCTGGAAGACGTGAGAGCGCGCGTCCTTCGAGGCATCGAGCGCATCGTGCTCCGCTACCCTCGGGCCACCGTTGTGGTAGTTGGACACCAGGTAGTAAACAAGGTGCTCCTCTGCGCTGTTCTTGGCCTAGACGGCAGCGCTTTCTGGCGCATCCGTCAAGACAATGCCTGTATTAATATCTTTATCGTTGAAAATAGCACTTACGAAGTGGTTTGCCTCAACGATACGTGTCATCTCCAGGAAAAATTGTAGAACCAATCTGCCCAAAGGTCAATTGGACAAATACGGAGAATTGTGTATCATATTAGCACCAGAATTTTTGTAGGAGGTCCTCACGATTGGCAAACACAAGATCGGCTCTGAAGAAGATGCGTAGTTCCCGGCGTAAGGCGGAGCGCAACCGACGTGTGCGTTCCACTGCCCGTACTTATATCAAGAAAGCCCGTTTACTGATGGATCAAGGCAACCTTGAGGAGGCCCGCGTTGCTGTGAACCAAGCCGTCCGGGCATTGGACAAAGCGGCGGAGAAGGGCATCATTCATCGCAACAACGCTGCTCGACGCAAATCACGCTTGATGCAGCGCCTGAACAAGGCGCTTGCAGCAGCTTCATCGGTCGGATAGTTTCCTCTCATCTATTTATATTATATATTCCATTTCGCATCGCTTTTTCTGTAAGCGATGCATTTGATTTTCTAAAGGCGCAACACTTTGGGCTGAGGCTACGTGTATAAGCCTACCGCGTATTCCATTTCACATCAGATCTTTTGGTGAACGAAGCCAGGGACTAGAAATCTATACGGAGGCCCTTCCTCCCTCTCAAGCAGCGGCTGGCTCCCTTTTCAGAGGGAGCGCTATGAAGTTATCTGGAGTTTTCATCATCTCGTCCAGATACCGCCCCTGCTCTTTCAACTGAAGAACCTCGAGTGCACATTTCATTTGACAGGGCACGAAAGCCGAGGGTATAATTTTGTAAATTCGCCAATTGGGAGAATTTAAGAATGCCAAAAAGAACCTGGCAACCTCGCAAGTTGCGTCGCCAGCGTGTGCATGGTTTTCGGTCTCGCATGCGTACCCGCAGTGGACGCAATGTCCTGAAGGCCCGTCGACTCAAGGGCCGCAAAAGAGTCGCTCTTTGATGAGCGCCTTAGGACTATGGGCACGCGAAATTGGAAAAACGATACCGCCTGTTACGGAACAGTGACTTCCAGCGTGTGCGAAGCAAAGGACGTCTTTGGTTCCATGATTTGGTCGTCCTTTATGTTTATCCTAACGGTTTGCAGCACAGTCGGTTTGGTTTCTCCGTCAGTAAGCGCATCGGGAAAGCAGTTCTGCGCAATAGGCTCAAACGCTGCATGCGTGAGGCAATCCGCCACGCTATGAGGCACATCCCAGGCGGTTGGGACATGGTATTCGTCGCCCGAGGACCGATAAGGGACGCTGATTTCCAGCAGATCGAACTGGCCATACACGCTCTCTTGCGACGCTCAGAACTCTGGGTCGAGCCTATAGGTGGTGAAAAAAACAAATAATGGCACGCGTGGTCCTTAGTTTAATTAGGCTCTATCAAAGGGCCGTATCACCAGTATTACCAACCGTTTGCCGCTTTGAGCCATCGTGCTCGCAGTACGGCTACGAGGCCATTGAGAGATATGGCCTGCTAAAGGGCGGCTGGATGGCTATTAAGCGCTTAGCGCGCTGTCACCCGTTACATCCGGGTGGATACGACCCAGTGCCCTAAGCAAATTTACATAATCAGTGAGTTTGAATAACGAAGGGAACGGAGGCTCTCTTTTGACAAAAGGCACAAGAACCGCTTTTTCCATAATAGTGTTTGGGCTCTTGATTGTATTGCTCATCAGTTGTAGTGGGCCGGTAGTCGTCCCTGGTTGGTCAGGTGTTACTTTCTCCGGTTCGGTAGTGTATTTCGCTGCTCCTAAAGGAAAAATCTACGCTGTAGATAGCACCTCTGGTGCCCAGCGCTGGGTCTATCCCGCGTCGGGGGATAAGAGCCTCGGCTCGCTCTACGGGCCACCCGCAGTGAACAATTCTACCGTCTATGTCGGTTCCTCCGATCACAAGTTGTACGCCATTGATGCTGCTACAGGTATGGAGCGATGGTCTTATAGCACCGGAGGACCTATTTACGGCGGGGTAGCAGTGACAGACAACGCCGCCTACGTAGGCTCCAACGATAAAAAGGTGTATGCGGTGAATGCCGGGGATGGCACAATGCTATGGACGTTTGAGACGCAGGGCGGAGTGTGGGCCACCCCTGTGGTAACGAACGAGCGAGTCTATGTGGGCTCACTGGACCACCACTTATATTGTTTGGACGCACAGAATGGTCGGGAAATCTGGCGTTTCCAAGCCGGCGGCGCAATTCCTGGCCCCGCAACGTTAGTAGAAGGTATCCTCTACTTCGGCGCACTGGACTCCAAAGTATATGCATTGGATGCCGTTACCGGCGTTGAACGCTGGCACTTCAGCGCGGGCCACTGGGTCTGGGGGCCGCCGCTCGTGCTAGGCGATACGGTTTATGTGTCTGCCATGGACAACAGAGTTTACGCAGTAAATGCTCTCACAGGCGAGAAACGATGGGATATTGGCATCGAGGGTTATTTGCGAGCCAGTCCCGTCACTGGGAGTGACGTTCTCTTCGTCGTAACAGAGCAGGGAACAGTCTATGCTCTTGACCCCTCCTCTGGGCAGCAACGGTGGAGCGTTGCCACTGGGGCCCAGGTGATGAGTGCGCCTGTGTGTGCTGAAGGCGCTTTGTATATCTCTTCGATGAAGGACATGCTTTTCTGCCTGAGTGTAGCAGATGGCACTCAACGCTGGGTCTTTAAGCCCTAAATTTCCGTTTGGGAGGTAATTCCGCTTGACTGAACTCTGGAATCTTGTCATTTTCAATCCAATGCTCAATGGCCTGCTCTTCCTGTACAACCTGTTGGGGCATAATTTCGCCATCAGCATCGTGGTCTTCACCATACTGGTGCGTGTTTTGATGTTACCCCTCACTTTGAGTCAGCAGCGTTCCGCACAGGCTAGCCAAGAGCTCCAGCCCAAGCTCCAAGAACTGCAAAAAAAATACAAGAACGATCGGGAAAAACTCAACGAAGAGACGATGAAATTGTATCGCGAGCATGGGGTCAATCCGTTAGGCTGTGTTTTGCCTATGCTCATTCAACTTCCCATCTGGATAGGGCTCTACCAATCGATTATCCATGCTCTATCTGAGAATCCGACTCAACTTGTGAACCTTGGCAAACACATCTACTCAACTTTCCCGATTCTCTCATCATTAGTGCCGCTGAACAGCCGTTTTCTCTGGCTCGATCTGGCGCGACCCGACCCATTTCTGATTCTCCCCATCCTGGTCATGGTTACGATGTGGATCCAGCAGAAGATGGCAACACCGCCCACGCCAGATCCTCAACAAGCAGCCATGAATCAGTCTATGCAGTTCATGATGCCGCTGATGTTCGGGTTCATCACTTACCAATTAGCTTCAGGGTTGGGGCTTTATTTTGTGATTTCCAACATCGTCAGCATTGTACAACAGTATTTCGTATCCGGCTGGGGCGGACTTCTACCCACACCGGTTGCGGAGTCTGCACCGGGCAGAAAGGAAAAGCGTGGTCGAAAGAAGTAGTGTGGAGACGGGCGGCAGAACAGTTGAGGAAGCGATTCAGGCTGCTCTGAAAGAGCTGGGCGCTACACAAGACGAAGTGGTCATCGAGGTTCTTCGAGAGGGCAGCCGGGGCGTCCTCGGCATTGGGGCAGAGACTGCGTTAGTGCGCGTGACTCGCCGTGCCTCACTTAACGTGCTCCCTGCCGGTGGAGAGAAACCTGGGCAGACGGTCCCAGCGAGCGACGAGGAAATCGCGGCAATGGGTCAGGAGGTACTCAGCCGATTGTTGGACGCCATAGGCGTCCGCGCTCGCATCGAAACCACGTTGGGTGAGGTCACTCCTGCAGCCGGCGGCAGCCGCACTATAATCTTCAACGTCACCGGTGAGAATCTTGGCATTCTCATCGGGCGGCGAGGAGAAACGCTCCGTGACCTGCAATTTATCACCCGGCTCATTCTCAGCCGGCGGGCCCAACGCTGGCCAGACATTGTTGTGGACGTGGAACATTACAAAGCGCGCCGAGAACAGGCACTAACAGAGCTGGCAAAGCGCATGGCAGCCCGGGTGCAGACGAGTCGACAGCCACTGGCTTTGGAGCCCATGCCTCCCCACGAGCGTCGCATCATTCACCTGGCCCTACGCGATCACCCCAGTGTGACAACAGAAAGCACTGGAGAGGGTGAGAAGCGAAAAGTAGTCATATTACCTAAGCGATGAATGCCCGAACGAACAACAAGGGCATGATAGCGAAACACAAGGCCAGGGATATGAATTGCAAAGTTATGTCGAAATACTCCCTGGTTTTCCTTTTTCACATCGAAGACCAATCACATGGCCAGTCTTGATTTCTTGGTCGTTGGACATGTAACAATCGATCTTCTACCTGATGGCAGTACGACCGTTGGTGGGACGGCTACTTACGCTGCTCTCACTGCGAAAGGCTTGGGTTGCAAGACTGGTCTCATTACTAGTGCAGGGCCAGAGTTTGACTTTGAGCGAGTGGTCCCGGGTGTACAAGTGCACTGTATCCCCGCGGCTCGTACAACGACATTTGAGAATATCTACGATGCCAAGGGGGCACGGAAACAATGGATTCGCGGCGTGGCCCATCCGATCAGGATCAATGATCTATCCCCGGATTGGGCAACACCCTCAGTCGTTCTTTTTGGACCACTAGTAGATGAAATCGATCTCGATGTTATCGGGCAATTCCCTCACTCACTGACCGGGGTTACGCCACAAGGCTGGATGCGGGCCTGGGACGAGAATGGGTATGTGTACACGAGACCATGGGTTGGTGCAGAGAGGGTATTATCACAAGTGGATGTTCTTATGTTTAGTGAAGAGGATGTAGCCTACGACGAGGCACAGATACAGTCCTACACTAAACTGGCACGGTTGGCAGTAGTAACCCGTGGCGCCAATGGGGCCACGGTCTATCGTGGCAAGTGGATCTCACACTATCCCGCATATCAGGCTACGGTAGTCGACCCGACGGGCGCAGGCGATGTGTTTGCAGCGGCATTCCTGATTCGCCTGCACGAGACAGGAGATGTATCAGAGGCTGCTCGCTTTGCCAACTGCGCCGCTTCTTTCGCCATAGAAGGTTGGGGGACAAGCAATATTCCAACACGGGCGCAAGTGGAAGAGCGACTGAGGAAGGGGGCATTGCGAACCTGAGGGATCTTGTAGAATGAGCCGAGTATACGCATTTGCTAACCAAAAAGGCGGCGTGGGCAAAACGACGACTGCTGTAAACCTCGGAGCCTACATGGCGGCTAGTGGGCGGAAAGTATTACTCGTAGATGCTGATCCACAAGCAAACGCTACCAGCAGCCTGGGTATTGAAAAAATGACCCTCCGCCGCTCAATTTACGACGTGCTCATCCACGATTTGCCTATGGAAACCACTTTGACA
Coding sequences within it:
- a CDS encoding histidine phosphatase family protein: MTRIILVRHGQTEWNREERFRGQEDIPLNETGRQQARRVAYRLKNDPITAIYASPLRRSIQTAEIIAASRDLDVQIDDAFLDIHYGTWAGLSPAEVAARDAEMYRLWLTAPHLAHPPKGECLEDVRARVLRGIERIVLRYPRATVVVVGHQVVNKVLLCAVLGLDGSAFWRIRQDNACINIFIVENSTYEVVCLNDTCHLQEKL
- the rpmH gene encoding 50S ribosomal protein L34, yielding MPKRTWQPRKLRRQRVHGFRSRMRTRSGRNVLKARRLKGRKRVAL
- a CDS encoding ribokinase, with amino-acid sequence MASLDFLVVGHVTIDLLPDGSTTVGGTATYAALTAKGLGCKTGLITSAGPEFDFERVVPGVQVHCIPAARTTTFENIYDAKGARKQWIRGVAHPIRINDLSPDWATPSVVLFGPLVDEIDLDVIGQFPHSLTGVTPQGWMRAWDENGYVYTRPWVGAERVLSQVDVLMFSEEDVAYDEAQIQSYTKLARLAVVTRGANGATVYRGKWISHYPAYQATVVDPTGAGDVFAAAFLIRLHETGDVSEAARFANCAASFAIEGWGTSNIPTRAQVEERLRKGALRT
- a CDS encoding protein jag, encoding METGGRTVEEAIQAALKELGATQDEVVIEVLREGSRGVLGIGAETALVRVTRRASLNVLPAGGEKPGQTVPASDEEIAAMGQEVLSRLLDAIGVRARIETTLGEVTPAAGGSRTIIFNVTGENLGILIGRRGETLRDLQFITRLILSRRAQRWPDIVVDVEHYKARREQALTELAKRMAARVQTSRQPLALEPMPPHERRIIHLALRDHPSVTTESTGEGEKRKVVILPKR
- a CDS encoding class I SAM-dependent methyltransferase — translated: MDSVSGDQIPPRFLDYEGSDYRTSFWEHGRREYEDLVERVALRKLLPPSSKRILDIGAGFGRLTDLYKHYDRVYLLDYSRSLLEEARSRLGTGRFTYVIASLYEMPFAENAFDTVVMVRVLHHQSDVPAALRSIETVVGPGGTFVLEYANKRHLKAILRYLLRHGPSPFSREPLEFAPLHFDFHPAYVEAEMDKAGFSIQRRLAVSTFRVGALKRFVPARVLAALDGLLQGPTAGLQLSPSIFLQAKAQKSGSGLACDPIFRCPLCRSIHLHLKENYLECGGCNRRWAAQDSLFDFKTPLD
- a CDS encoding PQQ-binding-like beta-propeller repeat protein, with amino-acid sequence MTKGTRTAFSIIVFGLLIVLLISCSGPVVVPGWSGVTFSGSVVYFAAPKGKIYAVDSTSGAQRWVYPASGDKSLGSLYGPPAVNNSTVYVGSSDHKLYAIDAATGMERWSYSTGGPIYGGVAVTDNAAYVGSNDKKVYAVNAGDGTMLWTFETQGGVWATPVVTNERVYVGSLDHHLYCLDAQNGREIWRFQAGGAIPGPATLVEGILYFGALDSKVYALDAVTGVERWHFSAGHWVWGPPLVLGDTVYVSAMDNRVYAVNALTGEKRWDIGIEGYLRASPVTGSDVLFVVTEQGTVYALDPSSGQQRWSVATGAQVMSAPVCAEGALYISSMKDMLFCLSVADGTQRWVFKP
- the rnpA gene encoding ribonuclease P protein component encodes the protein MEKRYRLLRNSDFQRVRSKGRLWFHDLVVLYVYPNGLQHSRFGFSVSKRIGKAVLRNRLKRCMREAIRHAMRHIPGGWDMVFVARGPIRDADFQQIELAIHALLRRSELWVEPIGGEKNK
- a CDS encoding 30S ribosomal protein S20: MANTRSALKKMRSSRRKAERNRRVRSTARTYIKKARLLMDQGNLEEARVAVNQAVRALDKAAEKGIIHRNNAARRKSRLMQRLNKALAAASSVG
- a CDS encoding membrane protein insertase YidC, yielding MTELWNLVIFNPMLNGLLFLYNLLGHNFAISIVVFTILVRVLMLPLTLSQQRSAQASQELQPKLQELQKKYKNDREKLNEETMKLYREHGVNPLGCVLPMLIQLPIWIGLYQSIIHALSENPTQLVNLGKHIYSTFPILSSLVPLNSRFLWLDLARPDPFLILPILVMVTMWIQQKMATPPTPDPQQAAMNQSMQFMMPLMFGFITYQLASGLGLYFVISNIVSIVQQYFVSGWGGLLPTPVAESAPGRKEKRGRKK
- the yidD gene encoding membrane protein insertion efficiency factor YidD codes for the protein MARVVLSLIRLYQRAVSPVLPTVCRFEPSCSQYGYEAIERYGLLKGGWMAIKRLARCHPLHPGGYDPVP